The sequence below is a genomic window from Gouania willdenowi chromosome 12, fGouWil2.1, whole genome shotgun sequence.
AGATCAACCACACGCTGGTTTATAACATGGCACTGAACGACGTGTACGCGGTGCTCAGCCAGTGCACAGCCGGTCGAGTCAACATCATCATTAGCCGACATCCAGACCCCAAAGTAATGATGCTAACAGAACACTCCCACCTACTGATCAATCATCTCATGACTAACACATTCTGTCTCTACAGATTAGATGAACATGAGCAATAAGCACTAACTAATCATAATCAATGAGTATTTTCTCACAATGTACGATCATACCTACTGGAATAATAACTTTATAGAGTTTCCTTAGTGCTACGATTCTTAACAGGAACCTCTGATGGTTCACTccgctttcaaaataaaagcattgtttCTGTTTGGGTTATATGTTGCGCTCACCTGGAACAAGTCACACAAAGGATTTCTTCTAACGGGGTGATATTGCCAAACAAACCACAACTAATAAAAAGAGTGTAAAACCACATCATATcaatacatttatgtttaaagccTCGTCTGATTTCAGAGACAAATAGAGCTGTGGATCGTCTGCTAAAAGCTAATGTTCCCCAGTAGAAGCagatataatgtaaagagtaatAACATACAGTAAAGAGTAAGAACGTAAAGAGTTCTCGTCCGTAAACAGCAACCTTTGATTAACTATGAGGAGAGATTATAAAGCTTTCAAACCAACCTTTAATCCCAGTAAGACTTCCTAGTATGAGCAGCAGTAAAGTGTCATCAGCTGAGATTAAAGAGGGATAGAATAACCTCATTGGTTACTGTCTAAAAGActgactccgccccctgtgtGCTGCAGGTCTCAGAGCAGCAGCTGAATGAAGCCATCACTGAAGCTATGGAGAACAGCAAGATGAGGAGAGACAAGAGCCAGTGGAGCATCGACGGTAACAACCAATCAGCTGCtttcacacactcactcacaggAAGTAGCATTTCATCATTTCCTTTTTTCActgccttttttcttctttattttctccttttctttttttgtgttttctctcactctctttttctttctttttgcttcatttctttttttcttactagtgctgtgcctgtaggaagtctgtattcatacatgcatTAGCAATCTATCTAGGCTCCGCCCCCGGtgaacaattttatgaaataattcattaacggtatcattgcagtctaaacaaatctgacgttgcacacccttgaaacATGCAGCAGCCATGCGCATGTTCCGCAAACAACAGTCACTGTTGAGGTAGGACTGATTACATCATCTCTGTGGAagtaggaccaatgttccaatgttttattgttctaatattccaatgtaatgtaatgtaaatgggTGGGGCATGagggtgggctctccagtgattggctctggtgcgCACGTGGCTAcgtgtgcagtgattggctggTAGGACCAGTGTTCCAATGTtttaactgatgacatcatcactgtagagctaggactgatgacaatATCAGACAATATGACATCCGTCGACTCAAggggtggggcgtccaaacaaatctgacgttgcacacccttaaaccaagcagcagccatgttgaaagtctcaggtcagtctgatcctgatctgctgagatatttgaggaacacacacacacagacagacagacagagctttcttttcttttcttgctcTTCCTTTTTCTTCACccttcttcctttctttctctttttttcttattttcttatcTCTTGTCTTCTGTTCTTTGCCAGTCCACAATATGTCGTCAGACCctaattgattatttatttatgaagtgTGATCAGAGTAAGCATAAATGATATATTTTGATCACTTCCTGTCTGTCCCAGGCTTACGCAGAGGCGAGTGTCGCTCACACAGGTGGGACAGATGTGAGCGATGTGTGGAGAGGAGCTGCAGTCACTTTAATGTTGGTCGACCTCACAGAGCCATGACGCGTTCCTGCAGTGACAACAACAGTAACAGCAGGGGGCGCCATCACCACTGCCTCACTCTGAACACGCCCTCCAATGGAGTCCACAGCCAGGtggcgccccctgctgctcctacACACTCAATGTTTATCAGCCTTTATTCTTGGCATCACATGAACAACTTTCCTTTGGTTTGTGTGTTGGTCTAAAGTCTGTGACAGAGACCTGGTCTGAAAACAGACTGTCAGTGCCCGTCTACCTCCATGAGGACTACGACATCCCTCATACTTCACCTACTGCCTGCTCCATGCACAGGAACCCCAAGGTCTGTGATTCTCACCGAGTCTCATTGTGGAGCTGCTCatataacaacacacacacacacacacacataaaacacgtGTTTAACGAGCTCTGACGATGGAGAGAGTCTGAAGGAGTGATGATGAGGTGAatgtaaaccagtggttctcaaacttcctTGGGTGATTCCCACTATGAGCGATGGTGAActatctgccatgtttcagcaccaaggacagctcAAAGTcaccgctaatttagccacaatcaaaggtcactaaactttcggaacacaaaaacccacaactACAAAATAtctacaaacttttacacccataacGTAAGGTCttaactcctctaatgaatcagcagcacagcagaaaatgaaaatgaaatgtgtgCTTACCAGTGTCGTTTAAAGAGAGAGAGGTACGACAACGGAAGTTcaaaatgcttgaccgtcacgtgattcatgaaGACTCAAACAGTTCCCAGAAGTTATTGGAATTCATTCATTCCGAGTGACATAACTGGaatttttggtcatttgtcatcaataactgcattgatttacaatatttatacagtacaccatcatatgtatgtgtatataataataatggcacTGGTGAAAGGAACGTGTGTATGTTTTAGTGATGGTTCTGTGTGTGTTCTTATTATGGTTCTATATTTGTTCAGTCCAGAGTCCAGGCCGGTCCTCGTCATCACTGCAGGATTCAAAACATGAGCAGGGACGAGGACCACACTGGAGGTTCCGGCAGCTCCAGTGGAGGATCACCAGTTAGAGACGAGCaagaggaggaaaaggagggggaggaagaggaggaggctgCTCACAGCAGCTGTCAGGTGAACAGAACTGCTCGGTTCTTCTGGTTCTACTGCTCTGTTCTGTTTCCAAACCTGCTGTTATAACATCCTTTACTGCAGTGTAAAGGCAACTCGTCATCATCATGATCATCACCATTACATAATAAGAACATAACTAATGTCAAATACAATAAGTACTAAAGTGAAACATGCATAGAAACCTGTTTATCCTTCTACTGTGTCATCAATGCTCGTTTAAAGAGTTAATTCCCCTAAAGcacttgtgtcaaacttaaggcctgggggccaaacccacccctttagagcattcaattaagcccgcaggagacagtaaaaatgacagagaaaacatgaattattgtgtaaattaccaaaaaatccAGTATATCTTCACCAATttaataaaactccacaatattttagtTGCTTGCATTTttacatcacatgatcattattttttttacaaatcttgcaatttctcacaaacaattgcacaaaattcctctaaattacacagaaaTCTGTAACAAAATCaacctttttttaaaggggatctatcatgctaaatccacttttttagcccttaaatgcattttgttgtttatttggagTCTCTAGAAGTACTGAAAAGTTTTAATTAGTTTCTTCAGGTGCTGCTGTTTTGGTTAGGGATGTCCCTAtagaactttttcacttccgatgcgataccgatattacagccttgagttttggtcgataccgatatcgatccgttacaatatcagcacgaatcatacatacttttattactcattttgttgtgtggaatgttagaaaaggcttgatcaagtgatgttactcaaacagagaacaataagagagaaaaactgacccatttaatatttaccaattggttacatacatttgaacataatatctacagtattctgcaACTGAATTTAtgtcggagattttagatgctgtCTGATGAAATCCGGTAttggttttctggctgataaCGGTTTGTTCCGCGTTCTGGATTTTCTAGGTCGACTGTTACGCACTTCACGATTGTCTGTGGCTCCGGTTGAGGCTTGATTCGTCCGAAACGAGCAAACTGTTGCTTCCAAAACCTAACGTGAAGCtaaaaatttaatcaaaatgaaataaaagggATGATGGGCTTGGTTGAGCTGCGACGCCAGCGCCCCAAACTAAAGTTTTGGGATGATGCGTAATTCTTAAAGAGAGTTGAATCACACCCATTCTAGGGTGGGTTTCGTTAATTATTCAAAGACCACTTTCGTAATTGGGTGGTCTGTTTGGTGGTCTCAGCTTGTAGGCGTGTATGAGTTCATGTAGCATGAGTGGTGACgatgacagacacacagagggGAAAATCCTAGAACTAAACATAAACAATCTCAAATTGTGTTTTCAATATCATATTCTGATTATCGTTCAATTTAATACCAGACGTGGGTATGACACATAACACAGCATTGCTTCATAGTAGTTTTTTGAGTTTTAACGGGGAATTTTCTTATTATAGACCATGTTATGCttctttttacaaaatggtTAAACAACAGATGCCTTAGCTAACATATGTGGTGTTTTCTGGACATTGTTGGACACTTTTGTACATTATACCGGTTATTAGCTTTCTGTTGATTGTAGAAATGACCTGAAAGGAGCTGCATATGACAGACAATAtgtgcaatttcaatttctgcatgAATCATTACAATATTGTTTCCTTTTCTGATTTTTAGCATAGTTTAGTTTACAGGATAAACTTTGTTCTCAGTCTTTCAGTTTGGAGTGAAAAGTACTAGTGTTTTTTCCACACAGCCCTGGAGGAGGCCTGGGATGTGTTTGGGGGTTACAGTGGTCACCGCAGGGGGTCAAGGATCAAAGTTTTGATGTCCTGGGAATTTACAGTATACCCAAAAGGCTTTGGTTTGAAGAAGGGGGTTAGGATGTTTGAAGAGGCCAAAAGGAATCTTATTTCACGTGGCTGGGGGTCACACTGGATACATTAACTCCTCCCTGCATGTGCTGCCCTGTCCCATTAACTCACATGTTCTCCTGAAGTTCTCCACAGCGTCTTCTAACTCCTTCCCTCTCCTTGTCTCCGTTGCAGCTCTTCAGCAACATTTTCAGAGCCTTTCAAAAGATCCTGAAATTACTCATGAGTAATGTATGTGAAGATAAGAGACATTTCCTCTGTTTTCCTTCTTATTGCATGAAGTCTGCTTTTAGCTTTGCATCTACAGTATTAGAAAAACACACGTCTACAGTAGCTTTCTGTAGTTTAAATTATTACTTTACTGAATAATTTTTCAGTTATAAAACACAGTTGCAGCATTAGTGATGTTCGTCTGAGAGCATTTAAAGTGGTGATCAGGAAGGTCGCATTTCATctaaattcagtttttaaacagaaaaagaaataacAGTCCTTCATAGAGCAGAGCATGAACATCACAGCAGCATGAACAGATGGAAAAGGCTAGTTAGCACCTGCTGTTTTTGAGTGAGAGAGCAGATTAACAGTATCCTAATGTTAGGCTGTAAACACTGAGCACAAACTGAAGGACGTGAGAGAGACAGAAACATTCACCCTGAAAACAGCATTAAAGACGCCTCCCAAAGTTTtactttaaaatcatattaaatgttcacggtttcactttaattagaggcttaaaaaggtttcaacatgaagcactttatttctcctaatttatgcaattgtttcatttaaagatggttaattgaactttatcagcagtatttaacttgactaagtactaactacatctgtctatatgtagattttagatggagctcattggtgactagagctcctgatggcctctcacatggtccatgagggtTACCTGGTGCCCATGGGCCCCGTGTCTGTGACCCCTGCTATAAAGAATACTTTCAGTTTGATTAATACATTTACTGTAGTTTAACCAAAGCTTTTGTTGAACACAAAGAGTGtaaaaaactttacatttccttATACCATTTATTTACTCTCACTGTTGGTTTATAACAGCAGGCTAAAATGTGCAGTTAGTTGTTAGCATTAGTTAGCTAACATTAGTTAGTTGTTAGCATTAGTTAGCTAacattagttagttagttaacgTTAGTTAGCATTAGTTAGCTAACATTAGTTAGTTTGCATTAGTTAGTTAACATTAGTTAGTTAGCTAACATTAGTTAGTTAACATTAGTAAGTTAGCATTAGTTAGTTAATGTTAGTTAGCATTAGTTAGCTAACATTAGTTAGTTAATGTTTGTTAGCATTAGTTAGCTAACGCTAGTTAGCATTAGTTAGCTAACATTAGTTAGTTTGCATTAGTTAGCTAACATTAGTTAGTTAACATTAATTAGTTAGCTAACATTAGTTAGTTTGCATTAGTTAGCTAACATTAGTTAGTTAGCATTAGTTAGCTAGCATTAGTTAGTTTGCATTAGTTAGCTAACATTAGTTAGTTAACATTAGTTAGTTAGCATTAGTTAGCTAACATTAGTTAGTTAGCATTAGTTAGTTAGCATTAGTTAGTTAGCATTAGTTAGCTAACATTAGTTAGTTAGCATTAGTTAGTTAATATTAAATAGTTAGCATTAGTTAGAATTAGTTAGTGAACATTAGTTAGCATTATTTAGTTAGCTAACCCCAGTTAGTTAATATTTTATAGTTAGTATTAGTTAGTTAACATATTTAGTGAGCATTAGTTAGTTAACATTAGTTATTTAGCATTAGTTAGTTAACATTAGTTAGTtagcagggctgccaagtttcagataATGAGAAGAGTGAGACTTTTGTGACATGATGCGTTCTGgcgggggaaaaaaatgtggcctttttaaaaatggctttggcttgttttaacgttgatttctaccttaagactgatgtcctcacctccatgccagcggCTCTCTCTGCACTGAAATTAGAAaggaaaactaacaagaattttgacaaaacacatttatttgtcaatatttcatttcaaccaactatccatcatttagctggggacatgtctcatattgtaggtgtttgtcacagattttgatgccatgatgacagaggcagggggctcccacttaaaacactgtggcccaaggcagtgctacctttacctcagctctccttgtctgcaacagaaaggaggtcATTTAAAAGctaatcatgtaaaaaaaacattgaaacatttttgttacatactattacatacaaaaataatcataagaacagttcaacgaacattagattaaacaaggcatttgtttcatttactatgtatttatgctgatataacctacaagtgcaattcaCTGACTaccagtgttcataacactggtagtagcttaatttaagttaatgtctagcacagacacacacaggagTGGGCGATattgggaaaaatatcatatcacagtttattctttgtaaaatcaagATCACAATacgatttttttaattcaaatcatttaaactattttaaagttaattaTTATAAAATCCAACCAATTCAATTACTTAAAATCACTgcccaaaatagaaaaaaggaataaaagatcatttaagacaaggtaattttcaaatattttttttaaaatgtatgtaagcaatttatcaaactggttccaagtacaattaacatcaaacaaaagggatcacatgttcttatagtcacacactatctttttactttgtttaactaaagtagtgtagcattagcatcacttgctacataacaaggcggcatatcagtctagtgatttctatttgttactgaggtaacacactcatattaataaaatcctactttaagcaatGTTTGAATGCCTCATTTCACAAAGTTTAGACaataatatcctttacaagataaaacattactgttttggttacactacaacacacgctcacacacacacacagcaataacAATTAGTTATTAGTTAGTTAGCATTAGTTAGTTCACATTATTTACCATTAGTTAGTTAGCATTAAGTAGTTAGCATTAATTCATTAACATTAGTTAGGTACCATTAGTTGGTTATCATTAGTTAGTTAACATTAGTTAGTTAACATTAGTTAGTTAGCATTAGTTGGTTAGCATTAGTTATGGTATATTCTTAGCCTTTTCACTTAGTTCtattgaaaatgtaaataaatatcacttcctgtttgtcacAGGAAGCTGAAGGATTGAGAGAACAAGGCAGTCGTTCTGATGCGTCAACATTCACCGATAACCACCTGCACTCAGGTAGGAACACTGGAGACATTATGGTTTATATATGTGGTTCAGTGGTTCAGtatgtgcatgctaaaataaacatttagcaacaaacagcgtttaaaaaacgtatgtgaagttacttttgaccagatttacagcaatattttacaaatattgctgtaaatcaatgtcaatgttaaatcaaaacctACATGtgaaatcaaaatctaaatgttaaatattacatctaaatctaaatgttaaatactaaatctaaaagttaaatataaaatctaaatttaaatgtcaaacctaaatttaacatttaaatgtgcgtccgtgcgtgtgtgtgtgtgtgtgtgtgtgtgtgtgcgcgtgcgtgcgtgagtaCAGCTTCTGGATGGGTTGATGTAGttcttttcatttcatgttaaatattacatctaaatctaaatgttaaatactaaatctaaaagttaaatataaaatctaaatttaaatgtcaaacctaaatttaacatttaaatgtgcgtccgtgcgtgtgtgtgtgtgtgtgtgtgtgtgcgcgtgcgtgcgtgagtaCAGCTTCTGGATGGGTTGATGTAGTTCTTTTAATTCAAACTCATGTCATTCCAACTCATGCGCATTGGTAGAGAATGTGATGACTCAtcattgctgtgtgtgtttgttcttctCAGTGGAAGCAGGACTTCCTGGTGCAGTCTTCTGCTCTCGTACACAGAGATCTGCTCCGAGGAGGCAGACGTACGTGGaacaggatcaggatcaggatcccTGGGTTCTCCTTGCTCAGACTTCTCTTGAAGCCCGACCTGAGATCTGCTGCCCCCCCTCTGATGCCATGAACCCACAGGAGAACTCCCTCGTCATTGACAGCTCAGTGAACTCATGTGATGCTTCAGTTCCAAAGAAGGGGCCCCCAGTAGCCCCCAAGCCTGCTTGGTTCCTCCAGAGTCTGAGGAGGATCCAGGACGAGCAGAACCAGAGGAGACAGAGGAAGAGTGAGGAGCAGCTCAGTGGGATCAGGTCTCGTATGTCCATCAAACAGAAGATCTCGTCCTTTGAGAATTTCTCCTCCAGCTCTGGCAGAGAACAGCGCAGAGAGCAGCATAGAGAGCAGCATAGAGAGCAGCACAAAGAGAATCACAGAGAGCAACATAGAGAGCAGCACAGAGAGCAACATAGAGAGCAGCACAGAGAGCAACATAGAGAGCAGCACATAGAGCAACATAGAGAGCAGCACAGAGAGCAGCACAGGAAGGAGAGACATCAGGAGATGAAGAGACAGAACTCTGCTTCACATCAGGAGGTGAAGAGAGGTCAGCGTGTGTCTGATACTGATGGATCGCTTCCATCAGCTCCAACCAATCACAGCTCGTTCTCATCAGCTTCAGCTCCGTCCACAAACGGCGTCACCCTCCCCCCTCCTACAACGGAGAACCTGGATCTCCACAGGACCTCATCATCTGATGTCCTGTCCATTCGTAGTGAAGGAGGCGATCTGTGGGGCGGGACAGAAAAGAGACAGGGGCGGAGCCAAGGGGAACTACCCAGGACCAATGGGAACAAAGCTCCTCCCACACAGAGAAAGCCCCTGGAGTCAGATGGACTAGAGACAATCATTGCCATCAGTAACCAGGtatgaatatctgtaatagaTTATGATGTTCTGATAGAATAAGAGTTAGTATCAACATTAAGCTTTGAATGATCACtgtttaaacatttaaacaataaaTCTAATGAACTAAAGTGTTTGTCACCAACGTCATAAAACTACAGTTCAGTCAGCATCCCTTTAGTCAAATTGTTTTGTTTAGCATGCAGTTTAAAATTGGCAGTAAGattctgttctgggacctctctgccATTCCAGCagctgtgtggaaagcctgaagcGAAGGGAGCTCCCCCTCCctcttccatgagctacatgcagaggcataagcagagagagcggtcagcagaaGCGCAGAAATTTGATGCCAACAGGAGacactgtttaattagacagatGAGGGGGAGCTGGGGTGGGGCGGTGGGGTTGTGAGGCATTTGCAGACAAAACGTACGGAAGTAGGCGTGTTGCCATGGTTTAAATACAGCACCGTGACTAACtttaaccaatgggaagcatggaaCATGATTAGCTGTATGATTAACTGAATTTAGGAAGcagttgttaacagctactgTCAGCTGATGGAACTGGGCTAGCTTGACTTCTGTGCGTGCCTGAACTAACGCAATAAACTAATAATCTCAAATCAAACAGTTCAACATTTGTCCATGTAGTCAACCACAGGCTGCATTAACTACGTTTACAATTTTACATGCAATAAAAgcatttcctattttttgttttattattattattattattattattattattatttactatctttgtttttgttacagGTGTCACAGACTCTGATGACCCTCCTACCCACTTCCTGTCATCCAGACCTTCATCCTCCATCCGTGGATGACTCTTCATCAGCTGATCTTCAGGATGTGGATTCCTCCCATAGAGGGTTTTCTTTCAGGTCAGACGTGACTTTGTTATCATTATCATTCTCTGAAACAAAAAAGTGAGATGATCATCTATGACTGAGAAAAGCTTCCTGTTTGTTGAGTGGAATGTCCAAGTGGATATCCTGATGTTGGATGTGTCACACACAGTCTGGCTGCACTGAGAAACGAGGTTAAAGGGTCTCCATCATCTCCAGACCTTTCCATCCTCTCAGCTCTTCCTTCTCACTGTTTACAGAAGATGAAGCAGGAAGTCCACTCTCTGGACCAGGACACACTGAAGGTAAAACACATCAAACCCTTATTTACATCTGAAAACATATGTGCAATGAAGCTAGAGTTCCACTTATCacactaacttccaggatttaatcagtgtgtgctgtcctacgaagctcgctaatTTCTTaaggagctaaatcaccatggtaacttaggctgtatgcctaacctggtcaggaccaggttttgttctggctaggatcttagcgagtgcaaaagtcccgcctcctgaccaatcagttatCTTAGATAGCAAGCTGTCCAATAAACGGTGATGTGtaaacacgtcactgtgtggatctgatctgactgctgacaggagagagaatatttagacattgatgcaatcctttcatttaccgatgagaTCCTGtaggaaatatatagatttttatctgatggactaataaagtaaaataagtcagctgataaagcctgcgtgcaTCGGGCACTTTCAGACtgataaattaatgaattaattcatttattcagtcaTGTATTCTGGGGTAatgcaaagagcctcagtcATGTAAgatgatataaaatataaatatattccaccttatgatttaGGTTGATCAGCATGAACatagcatcagagccacagacaagtcaacagagaaagtgaaaatgaacaGTGTATGTTTATTCTcagtttataatctcactaattgaAGTATTAACACTtgtcaattcctgcattaatatTGGTCTGATTGATGtgttttaattcttcatatttttaaagaattatactgcaattgtgacgtaagttgctcaGTCCctccgtgattgtgattggtctcaCACTGTAATATCCACCTCCGTCACAAGAGCGCGCCGGTAACCAGACTGAAATCAACGCGCTAATTAGCTTATTGTGATCCAGATTCGTAGGAAAACTTCTGTCTGATGGACAacgtttggttaggtgaagcccgctaacagagaCAAATCCAGGATttaattatctagcttcgtagcatATCCCCACAGAGTTTATCTGGGAGGGAATATGGGTGAAATGTTCTTTGGAGTCACATTTGTGATGTTGTAAATACTGTAATGTAAAGGTAGCAGTAGCTAGCTTAATGTACCATGTTAGCTGTGCTGTATGAGCAGCATAGCACCTAAtgtttgtttaacatggggTTGAATGACGAAGGTCTTTttgtggtaacggagtggaatggACAACATGTGTCCCTAATAAAAATTTCCCCCTCATAAgagaatatttaaataaatgatgatcGTTTccttacaatatttatacaaccTGTTCCCGTGATAGTACATTTTCACCTTATAGTACAGTCACATGTCTTTACTTTGGTATCAGATGAAAGATAATCCTTTGATGTTTCACTATTGGTGCAGTGACTCAAAACAGGTCAAATCATAACGCACTAATGTCACATTCTCTAGCTTTTAGTTTGTAGGAGGAATAACTATCAGCTGTAACATCCTGTTTCACACAGTAAGGGACTTAaggttttgatcatgttttttatttcatgtacaGTAGGAAAAAGGTTAGAGATGTGCTGActcagtgtgtctgtgtccCAGAAGCTGAAAGACTTCCAGGTAGTGATTGTTCAGAAGGAGGAAGGAGTCGGGCTGGGAACAAAGATCCTTCAGTAAGATCACAATGCTCTCATGGATTGTACATTTACATGTCCACGAACACATGTGGCTGAtctccagtgacgtgccgtgaccactaaggttgggtaggcactttgcaaattcaaatcaattttatttgtataaagcaatttccaacaaagtcatctcaatgcgcttatcaaaatataaaattcataataagaaagaaaaaacccaacaagatccacatgcaCAAGCATTTagtcatctaacaaaatcaacatcgtaaaacaccattaaagaaacataaacaattaaataatatagcctccatactctcccaacaagatatagctcatgacatggcagcacatccgttgtttgtgttggaaacacagaaacacggagaaaaagacaataacaacaactcggaacagcctcagcgaggagcat
It includes:
- the LOC114473280 gene encoding pro-interleukin-16-like isoform X4; this encodes MIDFELPSPLGLQPGRSVLLPARAHTHTEVHIQRYSHQRRKACTTAAARRMERRRRDQEKTSSTRTRTRSPSTTERGRSSRIGLISRSLVLCRSKTSDDCQEETHNQEVNMTGRKCHVHYGGPEDRDKDREWRSSLQPGGSEDHVQPGGSSPREPNSKRSFRSSFSLKDSSIWRMCVRPNDGPHRDDSCVQTEYKDDHEEREMNCFQNPDGLAPFNRHFLSSCSWTDGERMRSVHNEDVSTCEDTLFSRSVTTSTQHLGPAPPADCRSLPGYTEEELLLNNNHLKLPMPEENEDQNEVSEKTERTPEDQLDSNRTRSTSTNVHPYWIGDLESIIMTYPQLYTTHPQGGTGFYGNRKSLSQQLDSPRSTTQPMPRASRSLSSAHLIHSCSNVQAFMICNIVLMKGHGKGLGFSIVGGRDSLYGPMGIYVKTIFPGGAAAADGRLQEGDEILELNGESLHGLTQDEALLRFKQIKKGLLTLVVRTGLRLGSTCGQQQLAPLCRSQSLSSTTTMTRTSADITDYNYQNALSLQGVPVKPGDRVVMDICLHKEAGAGLGVGLCCVPSGEGCPRIYIHSLSPGSVAHMDGRLRCGDEIMEINHTLVYNMALNDVYAVLSQCTAGRVNIIISRHPDPKVSEQQLNEAITEAMENSKMRRDKSQWSIDGLRRGECRSHRWDRCERCVERSCSHFNVGRPHRAMTRSCSDNNSNSRGRHHHCLTLNTPSNGVHSQSVTETWSENRLSVPVYLHEDYDIPHTSPTACSMHRNPKSRVQAGPRHHCRIQNMSRDEDHTGGSGSSSGGSPVRDEQEEEKEGEEEEEAAHSSCQEAEGLREQGSRSDASTFTDNHLHSVEAGLPGAVFCSRTQRSAPRRQTYVEQDQDQDPWVLLAQTSLEARPEICCPPSDAMNPQENSLVIDSSVNSCDASVPKKGPPVAPKPAWFLQSLRRIQDEQNQRRQRKSEEQLSGIRSRMSIKQKISSFENFSSSSGREQRREQHREQHREQHKENHREQHREQHREQHREQHREQHREQHIEQHREQHREQHRKERHQEMKRQNSASHQEVKRGQRVSDTDGSLPSAPTNHSSFSSASAPSTNGVTLPPPTTENLDLHRTSSSDVLSIRSEGGDLWGGTEKRQGRSQGELPRTNGNKAPPTQRKPLESDGLETIIAISNQVSQTLMTLLPTSCHPDLHPPSVDDSSSADLQDVDSSHRGFSFSLAALRNEVKGSPSSPDLSILSALPSHCLQKMKQEVHSLDQDTLKKLKDFQVVIVQKEEGVGLGTKILQNRQPQEEEVVTPRA
- the LOC114473280 gene encoding pro-interleukin-16-like isoform X2, with protein sequence MIDFELPSPLGLQPGRSVLLPARAHTHTEVHIQRYSHQRRKACTTAAARRMERRRRDQEKTSSTRTRTRSPSTTERGRSSRIGLISRSLVLCRSKTSDDCQEETHNQEVNMTGRKCHVHYGGPEDRDKDREWRSSLQPGGSEDHVQPGGSSPREPNSKRSFRSSFSLKDSSIWRMCVRPNDGPHRDDSCVQTEYKDDHEEREMNCFQNPDGLAPFNRHFLSSCSWTDGERMRSVHNEDVSTCEDTLFSRSVTTSTQHLGPAPPADCRSLPGYTEEELLLNNNHLKLPMPEENEDQNEVSEKTERTPEDQLDSNRTRSTSTNVHPYWIGDLESIIMTYPQLYTTHPQGGTGFYGNRKSLSQQLDSPRSTTQPMPRASRSLSSAHLIHSCSNVQAFMICNIVLMKGHGKGLGFSIVGGRDSLYGPMGIYVKTIFPGGAAAADGRLQEGDEILELNGESLHGLTQDEALLRFKIKKGLLTLVVRTGLRLGSTCGQQQLAPLCRSQSLSSTTTMTRTSADITDYNYQNALSLQGVPVKPGDRVVMDICLHKEAGAGLGVGLCCVPSGEGCPRIYIHSLSPGSVAHMDGRLRCGDEIMEINHTLVYNMALNDVYAVLSQCTAGRVNIIISRHPDPKVSEQQLNEAITEAMENSKMRRDKSQWSIDGLRRGECRSHRWDRCERCVERSCSHFNVGRPHRAMTRSCSDNNSNSRGRHHHCLTLNTPSNGVHSQSVTETWSENRLSVPVYLHEDYDIPHTSPTACSMHRNPKSRVQAGPRHHCRIQNMSRDEDHTGGSGSSSGGSPVRDEQEEEKEGEEEEEAAHSSCQLFSNIFRAFQKILKLLMSNEAEGLREQGSRSDASTFTDNHLHSVEAGLPGAVFCSRTQRSAPRRQTYVEQDQDQDPWVLLAQTSLEARPEICCPPSDAMNPQENSLVIDSSVNSCDASVPKKGPPVAPKPAWFLQSLRRIQDEQNQRRQRKSEEQLSGIRSRMSIKQKISSFENFSSSSGREQRREQHREQHREQHKENHREQHREQHREQHREQHREQHREQHIEQHREQHREQHRKERHQEMKRQNSASHQEVKRGQRVSDTDGSLPSAPTNHSSFSSASAPSTNGVTLPPPTTENLDLHRTSSSDVLSIRSEGGDLWGGTEKRQGRSQGELPRTNGNKAPPTQRKPLESDGLETIIAISNQVSQTLMTLLPTSCHPDLHPPSVDDSSSADLQDVDSSHRGFSFSLAALRNEVKGSPSSPDLSILSALPSHCLQKMKQEVHSLDQDTLKKLKDFQVVIVQKEEGVGLGTKILQNRQPQEEEVVTPRA